Proteins found in one Drosophila innubila isolate TH190305 chromosome X, UK_Dinn_1.0, whole genome shotgun sequence genomic segment:
- the LOC117793641 gene encoding mpv17-like protein isoform X2 has translation MVKGAVTYALLWPTGCLIQQTLEGRNLKTYDWARALRFSLFGGLYVAPTLYAWVRLSSAMWPQTSLRIGIVKAITEQVSYGPFACISFFMGMSLLELKTFSEAVEETKQKALPTYKVGLCVWPFVQTINFSLVPEHNRVVFVSICSLMWIIFLAYTKMREVENSEELENPTS, from the exons ATGGTAAAAGGAGCCGTTACATATGCATTATTATGGCCCACGGGCTGTTTAATTCAACAAACTCTGGAAGGACGTAATCTGA AGACCTACGATTGGGCACGCGCCTTGCGCTTCAGCCTCTTTGGGGGCCTCTATGTTGCCCCTACTCTCTACGCTTGGGTGCGTCTCTCCAGCGCCATGTGGCCACAGACGAGTCTTCGCATCGGCATTGTCAAG GCTATAACCGAACAAGTTTCCTATGGACCCTTTGCCTGCATTAGCTTCTTTATGGGCATGAGTCTTTTGGAACTGAAGACATTTTCCGAGGCCGTTGAGGAAACCAAGCAGAAGGCATTGCCCACCTATAAG GTTGGTCTCTGCGTTTGGCCCTTTGTCCAGACCATTAACTTCTCCCTCGTTCCCGAACACAATCGTGTTGTCTTCGTCAGCATTTGCAGTCTTATGTGGATTATATTCTTGGCCTACACGAAAATGCGTGAAGTGGAAAACTCTGAGGAATTGGAAAATCCAACATCatga
- the LOC117793353 gene encoding uncharacterized protein LOC117793353, which yields MRNLGKQQSQDTTDNSGAEKGDYPRATNGVVFGSIVTYASFFVMIMSFCSPYWIESYEETHTSFKNMGLWQYCFKDFVYPKYHNPKQFTGCHNIFSHEYYVIREYLLPGWLMAVQGFVTMSFIIVFFVLSLLSLTIIRLPLKAVLQYEWLLIRLSYIGTAVSSLFMFLAVCIFGGCAYRRDWLMYPKFNVLGWSYALAVVTFMLLGLAALILQREARQAYEARGEQKNLVMQMEMQEPGYQPPRHHHSQSRSLQGYI from the exons ATGCGTAATTTGGGCAAACAGCAGTCGCAGGATACCACGGATAACAGCGGGGCGGAAAAAGGCGATTATCCGCGTGCGACAA ATGGCGTCGTATTCGGTTCGATTGTGACTTATGCCAGTTTCTTTGTCATGATCATGTCCTTTTGTTCGCCTTACTGGATTGAATCGTATGAGGAAACTCACACTAGCTTCAAGAATATGGGACTCTGGCAATATTGTTTCAAGGACTTTGTTTATCCCAAATATCACAATCCCAAGCAATTCACCGGTTGCCATAACATATTTTCCCAT GAGTATTATGTGATACGTGAATATCTGCTGCCTGGATGGTTGATGGCTGTGCAAGGCTTTGTTACCATGTCCTTTATCATAGTCTTCTTTGTGCTATCACTCTTATCACTCACCATCATTCGTCTGCCTTTGAAGGCTGTGCTGCAATACGAATGGCTTTTAATTCGACTTTCCTATATTGGCACTGCCGTTTCAT CTCTGTTTATGTTCCTGGCCGTGTGCATATTTGGCGGTTGTGCCTATCGTCGGGACTGGCTGATGTATCCCAAGTTCAATGTACTCGGCTGGTCCTATGCTTTGGCGGTTGTCACATTTATGCTGCTCGGTCTGGCAGCTTTGATCCTGCAACGTGAGGCAAGACAGGCTTATGAGGCACGTGGCGAGCAGAAGAATCTAGTTATGCAGATGGAGATGCAGGAGCCAGGATATCAGCCACCGCGTCATCATCACAGTCAGTCGCGCAGCCTGCAGGgatatatatga
- the LOC117793642 gene encoding protein sym1, whose product MAASVLGQQLRTLVTRFPITRGMISYSLIWPTGSLIQQTFEGKNWGNYDWWRVLRFSMYGGLFVAPTLYGWVKISSAMWPQTSLRHGVIKAAVESISYTPGAMTCFYFIMSLLESKTIQEAVAEVGKKFIPTYKVALSVWPLVATINFTLIPERNRVPFISVCSLCWTCFLAYMKHLEHHEVDQVI is encoded by the exons ATGGCTGCTTCAGTGTTGGGACAACAGTTGAGGACGCTCGTCACCAGATTTCCCATAACGCGTGGTATGATATCATATAGCTTGATCTGGCCAACAGGAAGCCTCATACAGCAGACCTTTGAGGGGAAGAATTGGG GCAACTACGACTGGTGGCGAGTCTTACGCTTCAGCATGTACGGCGGACTGTTTGTTGCGCCTACGCTTTACGGCTGGGTTAag ATATCGAGCGCTATGTGGCCACAGACATCGTTGCGCCATGGCGTCATTAAGGCAGCCGTGGAGAGCATATCGTATACACCGGGAGCAATGACatgtttctattttataatGAGTCTGCTTGAGTCCAAGACAATACAGGAAGCAGTCGCTGAAGTCGGCAAAAAGTTCATTCCCACATACAAG GTTGCTCTATCGGTGTGGCCACTTGTCGCCACCATCAACTTCACCCTGATTCCGGAACGCAACCGTGTGCCTTTTATTAGTGTCTGCAGTCTTTGCTGGACGTGTTTTCTGGCGTATATGAAACACTTGGAGCACCATGAGGTCGATCAGGTTATATAG
- the LOC117784483 gene encoding trypsin-1, which yields MYQLGIILCFFFFFLLKCSTSLDLQQDGKIVNGTVAANGEFPYAVSLRRSKTGHHSCGATLLNSRWLMTAAHCVRRAKPEDLNVQYGSNLIARNATQIAQVNAIHVHPEYDPKNKHFNDIALLQLTESVSFNDAVQPVHLPDPLQQTLSNSSAVLAGWGLNATGGSVQKQLMKVELQVFSDSECSDRHQVQLHSSQICAGVPEGGKGQCSGDSGGPLLIGGKERNGSDTQIGIVSWSVKPCTRPPYPGVFTEVSAYVDWIVQTVASHPTQDPLSSQLWIGQLIVARTPPPL from the exons atgtatCAACTTGGAATTATATTgtgctttttcttcttcttcttattgaAGTGCAGCACTTCATTAGACTTGCAACAGGATGGAAAAATTGTCAATGGAACTGTAGCTGCTAACGGCGAATTTCCCTATGCG GTGTCGCTGCGTCGTTCGAAAACTGGCCACCACTCGTGTGGCGCCACATTATTAAATTCCCGATGGTTGATGACGGCTGCACATTGTGTGCGTCGAGCAAAACCGGAGGATTTAAATGTGCAATACGGCAGCAATTTAATAGCACGGAATGCCACTCAAATTGCCCAAGTAAATGCCATTCATGTGCATCCGGAATATGATCCAAAGAATAAACACTTTAATGACATTGCACTGCTGCAACTGACGGAATCCGTCAGTTTTAATGATGCCGTACAGCCCGTACATTTGCCGGATCCGCTGCAGCAGACGTTGTCCAACAGCAGCGCCGTCCTAGCAGGCTGGGGATTAAATGCG ACTGGTGGCAGTGTGCAGAAGCAACTGATGAAGGTGGAGCTGCAGGTGTTCAGCGATTCGGAGTGCAGTGATCGGCATCAGGTGCAGCTGCACTCCAGCCAGATCTGTGCCGGGGTTCCCGAGGGAGGCAAGGGACAGTGCAGCGGAGATTCGGGCGGACCATTGCTGATTGGCGGAAAGGAACGGAATGGAAGTGACACACAAATTGGCATCGTTTCGTGGAGTGTTAAACCCTGCACACGTCCACCGTATCCGGGTGTCTTCACGGAAGTCTCCGCCTATGTAGATTGGATTGTTCAAACTGTCGCCTCGCATCCAACTCAGGATCCACTCAGCTCCCAGCTCTGGATTGGACAGCTGATTGTGGCGCGTACTCCACCtccactttaa
- the LOC117793641 gene encoding PXMP2/4 family protein 4 isoform X1, translating into MASQVVRQLIGLQRHLSAKGKLHPMVKGAVTYALLWPTGCLIQQTLEGRNLKTYDWARALRFSLFGGLYVAPTLYAWVRLSSAMWPQTSLRIGIVKAITEQVSYGPFACISFFMGMSLLELKTFSEAVEETKQKALPTYKVGLCVWPFVQTINFSLVPEHNRVVFVSICSLMWIIFLAYTKMREVENSEELENPTS; encoded by the exons ATGGCGTCCCAAGTTGTTAGACAGCTAATTGGCTTGCAGCGCCATCTGTCGGCCAAGGGCAAGTTGCATCCCATGGTAAAAGGAGCCGTTACATATGCATTATTATGGCCCACGGGCTGTTTAATTCAACAAACTCTGGAAGGACGTAATCTGA AGACCTACGATTGGGCACGCGCCTTGCGCTTCAGCCTCTTTGGGGGCCTCTATGTTGCCCCTACTCTCTACGCTTGGGTGCGTCTCTCCAGCGCCATGTGGCCACAGACGAGTCTTCGCATCGGCATTGTCAAG GCTATAACCGAACAAGTTTCCTATGGACCCTTTGCCTGCATTAGCTTCTTTATGGGCATGAGTCTTTTGGAACTGAAGACATTTTCCGAGGCCGTTGAGGAAACCAAGCAGAAGGCATTGCCCACCTATAAG GTTGGTCTCTGCGTTTGGCCCTTTGTCCAGACCATTAACTTCTCCCTCGTTCCCGAACACAATCGTGTTGTCTTCGTCAGCATTTGCAGTCTTATGTGGATTATATTCTTGGCCTACACGAAAATGCGTGAAGTGGAAAACTCTGAGGAATTGGAAAATCCAACATCatga